Proteins encoded together in one Geitlerinema sp. PCC 9228 window:
- a CDS encoding DUF2256 domain-containing protein: MGRKSLGKLPSKICPVCQRPFTWRKKWKDCWHEVKYCSERCRRRRHQQNSS, encoded by the coding sequence ATGGGTCGTAAATCGTTGGGAAAGCTACCCAGCAAAATTTGTCCGGTTTGCCAGCGTCCTTTCACCTGGCGCAAAAAATGGAAAGACTGTTGGCATGAAGTAAAATACTGTTCCGAACGCTGCCGCCGTCGCCGCCACCAACAAAACTCGTCTTGA